From a single Micromonospora pallida genomic region:
- a CDS encoding DUF2071 domain-containing protein: MDIEPIAAAPGQAFRRAALRQRWQDATFLHWAVPPEVVAPSTTSWSPPPGSRHRPDHR, translated from the coding sequence GTGGACATCGAGCCGATCGCCGCCGCGCCCGGGCAGGCGTTCCGCCGGGCGGCCCTGCGGCAGCGGTGGCAGGACGCCACCTTCCTGCACTGGGCAGTGCCGCCGGAGGTCGTCGCGCCCTCGACGACGAGCTGGTCACCGCCGCCAGGCTCCCGGCACCGTCCGGACCACCGGTGA
- a CDS encoding amphi-Trp domain-containing protein, which produces MDIYEDARTVSRADLAAWLRQLASQLETTGQVFYGAAGTIAVADQVRCELEIEQEDQDEFSIEIEFSWVNPKAATATDAAGVQKAEAATEEPESPEDTTGE; this is translated from the coding sequence ATGGACATCTACGAGGACGCCCGGACCGTCTCCCGGGCGGATCTGGCCGCATGGTTGCGACAGCTCGCGAGTCAGCTGGAGACCACCGGACAGGTCTTCTACGGCGCTGCGGGCACCATCGCCGTCGCCGACCAGGTGCGGTGCGAGCTGGAGATCGAGCAGGAGGACCAGGACGAGTTCTCCATCGAGATCGAGTTCTCCTGGGTGAACCCGAAGGCCGCCACCGCGACCGACGCCGCTGGCGTCCAGAAGGCCGAAGCCGCCACGGAGGAACCCGAGTCGCCGGAGGACACGACCGGCGAGTAG
- a CDS encoding glycosyl hydrolase family 18 protein, with protein sequence MSSPRPRRSALAAGLLALATAGATLALTPAPAEAAVLPNNFKSVGYMPSWSGNVNTVQYGKITHINYAFVLPNGDGSLRPVENPGKLSSLVSLAHGNNVKVSIAIGGWNNGDDSAFEALAANSGTRTAFVNNVVNFVNQYGLDGVDMDWEYPDPGASATNFSLLMQQLSGALRSRGKLLTAAVVSEGYYAQGVPTAVFGYVDWLNIMAYDGGSPHANYDWSINAVNGWKARGLPASKAVLGVPFYSRPGYYTYSALVGMDPANANRDCTTVGGVQQCYNGIPTVKRKTQWALANAGGMMNWELSQDTTGSTSLVTAIYDTVMGGTPPPGGRTGPITGIGGKCVDVAAAGTANGTAIQLYDCNGTVAQSWTVATDGTLRALGKCADVTSGSTANGAKVQLWDCNGTGAQVWQAQSNGTLRNPQSNRCLDATDNSSANGTRLQIWDCFGGANQVWRLPA encoded by the coding sequence ATGTCCTCACCACGTCCCCGCCGGTCGGCCCTGGCCGCCGGCCTGCTCGCGCTCGCCACCGCCGGCGCGACTCTCGCCCTGACCCCGGCCCCCGCCGAGGCGGCCGTCCTGCCGAACAACTTCAAGAGCGTCGGCTACATGCCATCCTGGAGCGGCAACGTCAACACGGTCCAGTACGGCAAAATCACCCACATCAACTACGCCTTCGTGCTGCCCAACGGGGACGGCAGTCTCCGTCCGGTGGAGAATCCCGGCAAGCTCTCCTCGCTGGTGTCGCTCGCGCACGGCAACAACGTCAAGGTGTCGATCGCGATCGGCGGCTGGAACAACGGCGACGACTCGGCCTTCGAGGCGCTCGCCGCCAACTCCGGCACCCGTACCGCGTTCGTCAACAACGTGGTCAACTTCGTCAACCAGTACGGCCTCGACGGCGTCGACATGGACTGGGAGTACCCCGACCCCGGCGCCTCGGCCACCAACTTCAGCCTGCTCATGCAGCAACTGAGCGGGGCCCTGCGCAGTCGGGGCAAGCTGCTCACCGCCGCCGTCGTCTCCGAGGGCTACTACGCGCAGGGCGTGCCGACCGCGGTGTTCGGCTACGTCGACTGGCTGAACATCATGGCGTACGACGGCGGCAGCCCACACGCCAACTACGACTGGTCGATCAACGCGGTGAACGGTTGGAAGGCGCGCGGGCTGCCGGCCAGCAAGGCGGTCCTCGGCGTCCCCTTCTACAGCCGGCCCGGCTACTACACCTACTCCGCGCTGGTGGGCATGGACCCGGCCAACGCCAACCGGGACTGCACCACGGTCGGCGGCGTCCAGCAGTGCTACAACGGCATCCCCACGGTCAAACGCAAGACGCAGTGGGCGCTGGCCAACGCGGGCGGGATGATGAACTGGGAACTCTCGCAGGACACCACGGGCTCGACCTCCCTGGTCACCGCGATCTACGACACCGTCATGGGTGGCACCCCGCCGCCGGGCGGGCGAACCGGCCCGATCACCGGCATCGGCGGAAAGTGTGTGGACGTCGCGGCGGCCGGCACCGCCAACGGCACCGCGATCCAGCTCTACGACTGCAACGGCACCGTCGCGCAGAGTTGGACCGTGGCCACCGACGGCACCCTCCGGGCCCTGGGCAAGTGCGCCGACGTGACCAGCGGCTCGACCGCCAACGGCGCGAAGGTCCAACTCTGGGACTGCAACGGCACGGGAGCCCAGGTCTGGCAGGCCCAGTCCAACGGCACCCTGCGTAACCCGCAGTCGAACAGGTGCCTGGACGCCACCGACAACAGCTCCGCCAACGGCACCCGGTTGCAGATCTGGGACTGCTTCGGCGGCGCCAACCAGGTCTGGCGCCTGCCGGCCTGA
- the prfH gene encoding peptide chain release factor H, which translates to MSTAGERHHLLLSAGRGPQECAWAVAQLLRRLEADAARRGLTTCRVETVPGDRPGTYRSVLARITGEGAEAFVGSWTGTLCWQAPSPYRAGVGRKNWYVTAQPCQVDVPRTPFVESDVDIVACRTGGPGGQHRNKVSTAVRATHRPTGLVVVVDTERQFSQNRRLALALLRDRIERNDQATDRAVTTARWRTHDQLVRGAPTRVERPAPRPRPVDHGVGAPDKPRNSRKSGATTP; encoded by the coding sequence GTGAGCACGGCGGGGGAACGGCACCACCTGCTGCTGTCCGCCGGGCGGGGTCCGCAGGAGTGCGCCTGGGCGGTCGCCCAGTTGCTGCGCCGGCTGGAGGCGGACGCCGCCCGGCGGGGTCTGACGACCTGTCGGGTGGAGACCGTGCCCGGCGACCGGCCCGGTACGTACCGGTCGGTTCTGGCGCGGATCACCGGGGAGGGGGCCGAGGCGTTCGTCGGCTCGTGGACCGGGACGCTGTGCTGGCAGGCGCCCAGCCCCTACCGGGCGGGCGTCGGCCGGAAGAACTGGTACGTCACCGCCCAGCCCTGCCAGGTCGACGTGCCGCGTACGCCGTTCGTGGAGTCGGACGTCGACATCGTGGCGTGCCGGACCGGAGGGCCGGGTGGGCAGCACCGGAACAAGGTGAGTACCGCGGTACGGGCGACCCACCGTCCCACCGGACTCGTGGTGGTGGTCGACACCGAGCGGCAGTTCAGCCAGAACCGCCGTCTCGCCCTGGCCCTGCTCCGGGACCGTATCGAGCGCAACGACCAGGCAACGGACCGCGCCGTAACTACCGCCCGCTGGCGCACCCACGACCAACTCGTACGAGGCGCCCCCACCCGCGTAGAACGCCCAGCCCCCCGCCCCCGCCCCGTCGATCATGGAGTTGGGGCACCAGACAAACCACGTAATAGCCGTAAGTCAGGCGCCACAACTCCATGA
- a CDS encoding RNA ligase RtcB family protein, which yields MSQQQSLPSSVPTPGAATVTVFASARSWIESDAVDQCHHVAALDGMIHVAGMPDLHPGKGAPIGAAMTSTVLYPHLVGSDIGCGIAVFPLDLKRVVPERLASRFPDLDRALDPDQDADDPAWAALTGEIPAGHVEGLGTVGRGNHFVELARIRTVLDSGHAARLGLAADDVVLIVHSGSRGLGERILRAHTERLGAGPAADPADYLSRHDDAVRWGSLNRRLIAARVAYALGAKPTEPVVDQCHNLVEVRDGVYLHRKGAAPGDGRDVLVAGTRGTSSYLVAGHAGPDANFSVAHGAGRKMSRADALRRGRAKHTVEELRRTPLGSLVVCGDRQLLFEEAPTAYKRIEQVITDLTEHGLASPVVETVPLVTYKTADRAAGDVRSGGRRDRRDDRRARGRS from the coding sequence TTGTCGCAGCAGCAGTCCCTGCCCTCGTCCGTCCCGACCCCCGGAGCCGCCACCGTCACCGTCTTCGCCTCTGCCCGGAGCTGGATCGAGTCCGACGCCGTCGACCAGTGCCACCATGTGGCCGCCCTCGACGGCATGATCCACGTTGCCGGGATGCCGGACCTGCACCCCGGAAAGGGCGCCCCGATCGGCGCGGCCATGACCTCGACCGTGTTGTACCCGCACCTGGTGGGCTCCGACATCGGCTGCGGCATCGCCGTGTTCCCGCTCGACCTGAAGCGCGTCGTGCCGGAGCGGCTCGCCAGCCGGTTCCCCGACCTCGACCGCGCGCTGGACCCCGATCAGGACGCCGACGACCCGGCCTGGGCGGCCCTGACCGGGGAGATTCCCGCCGGTCACGTCGAGGGTCTGGGGACGGTGGGCCGGGGTAACCACTTCGTCGAGCTGGCGCGGATCCGGACCGTCCTCGACTCGGGTCACGCGGCCCGGCTCGGGCTCGCCGCCGATGACGTCGTCCTCATCGTCCACAGCGGATCGCGGGGCCTGGGCGAGCGGATCCTGCGGGCGCACACCGAGCGGCTCGGTGCGGGCCCTGCCGCCGATCCCGCCGACTACCTGTCCCGGCACGACGATGCGGTGCGTTGGGGTTCGCTCAACCGCCGGCTCATCGCCGCCCGGGTCGCGTACGCCCTGGGGGCGAAGCCCACCGAGCCGGTCGTGGACCAGTGCCACAACCTGGTGGAGGTCCGCGACGGGGTGTACCTGCACCGCAAGGGCGCCGCGCCGGGGGACGGCCGGGACGTCCTCGTCGCCGGCACCCGGGGGACCAGCTCCTACCTGGTCGCCGGCCACGCCGGGCCGGACGCCAACTTCTCGGTGGCGCACGGGGCGGGCCGCAAGATGTCCCGGGCCGACGCGTTGCGCCGGGGCCGGGCCAAGCACACGGTCGAGGAGTTGCGCCGTACGCCGTTGGGGTCGCTGGTGGTCTGTGGGGATCGTCAGTTGCTGTTCGAGGAGGCGCCAACGGCGTACAAGCGGATCGAGCAGGTGATCACCGACCTCACCGAGCACGGTTTGGCCAGCCCGGTGGTCGAGACGGTTCCGCTGGTCACGTACAAGACGGCGGACCGGGCCGCCGGTGATGTCCGGTCCGGCGGCCGGCGGGACCGTCGGGACGACCGCCGTGCCCGGGGTCGGTCGTGA
- a CDS encoding glutaredoxin domain-containing protein: MWRSWRLAGAMLAVGLAAATPQLAQGSPGSGALDFLLFAALAVLFSPLPFPRSVSAAEAQERGAVDGRPIVYWRPGCRYCLRLRARLGRDARTAHWVDIWRDAAGAAAVRRIAGGNETVPTVVVDGQPYVNPAPRWLRDQLRKQTNQKAA; encoded by the coding sequence ATGTGGCGAAGTTGGCGCCTGGCGGGCGCGATGCTGGCGGTGGGGCTGGCGGCGGCGACCCCGCAGCTCGCCCAGGGTTCACCCGGGTCCGGCGCTCTTGACTTCCTGCTGTTCGCCGCGCTTGCGGTGCTGTTCTCGCCGCTGCCCTTCCCCCGTTCGGTGAGCGCTGCCGAGGCGCAGGAGCGCGGCGCGGTGGACGGCCGGCCGATCGTCTACTGGCGGCCCGGCTGCCGCTACTGTCTGCGGCTGCGAGCACGGCTCGGCCGGGACGCGCGGACCGCCCACTGGGTCGACATCTGGCGGGACGCCGCTGGTGCGGCTGCGGTCAGGCGGATAGCAGGCGGCAACGAGACCGTGCCGACCGTCGTGGTGGACGGACAGCCGTACGTCAACCCCGCCCCCCGCTGGCTGCGCGACCAACTCCGGAAGCAAACGAACCAAAAGGCCGCCTAG
- a CDS encoding adenylate kinase: MVYGVYGAGKSTLAERLAERLGLPWYPVDDLLWEPGWVEVPVPQQRSRIEAICRLDRWILDGAYHGWRDVPLARADLVIGLDYPGWLSFWRLLRRTLRRLVTGEEICNGNRESLGSVLSRDSVLVWHLTGFVRARRRMRAWQADPSGPPVLLFRSPAALDHWLADLPASRRPGAG; the protein is encoded by the coding sequence CTGGTCTACGGGGTGTACGGCGCGGGCAAGTCAACCCTGGCGGAGCGGCTGGCCGAGCGCCTCGGGCTGCCCTGGTACCCGGTCGACGACCTGCTCTGGGAGCCGGGCTGGGTCGAGGTGCCGGTCCCGCAGCAGCGCAGCCGGATCGAGGCGATCTGCCGCCTCGACCGGTGGATCCTCGACGGGGCGTACCACGGGTGGCGGGACGTGCCGCTGGCCCGCGCCGACCTGGTGATCGGCCTGGACTACCCGGGCTGGCTCTCCTTCTGGCGCCTGCTGCGCCGTACCCTCCGCCGGCTGGTGACGGGGGAGGAGATCTGCAACGGCAACCGTGAGTCGCTGGGCAGCGTGCTGTCCCGGGACTCGGTCCTGGTGTGGCACCTGACCGGGTTCGTTCGGGCCCGGCGACGGATGCGGGCCTGGCAGGCCGACCCGTCCGGACCGCCGGTCCTGCTGTTCCGGTCCCCGGCGGCCCTGGACCACTGGCTGGCCGACCTGCCCGCGTCTCGTCGGCCAGGCGCCGGGTAA
- a CDS encoding LuxR C-terminal-related transcriptional regulator yields MTARESMSAGLGMPEPAAAIYLFLLDRTTATTTELATGCGLDVDETVANLAWLRDHGLVLRAKAMALAGVAEQWSAAEPDHALRDLVGSRERTLHDVRATLPELQKRFRQAHHDPVVGGVLEHVHGWENVGARYHQILRDATEEVALLDHAPYTPGAAPTEESILGRGVRFRVMCDPADLPQQLADEFTVLRGLEARLHPDIPFRGVIADRRIALVTMDREAQNGSAIVVRPSPLLDGLVLLFDACWSRAVPLGADAITLEGQGRQVLTLLAAGLKDEAIARQLNTTTRTVRRRVQEVLTALQAKSRFHAGVEASRRGWV; encoded by the coding sequence GTGACGGCGAGGGAGTCCATGTCCGCGGGGCTCGGCATGCCGGAGCCGGCGGCCGCGATCTACCTGTTCCTGCTCGACCGTACGACGGCGACCACCACCGAACTGGCGACCGGGTGCGGCCTCGACGTCGACGAGACCGTGGCCAACCTGGCCTGGCTGCGGGACCACGGGCTCGTCCTGCGAGCCAAGGCGATGGCCCTCGCCGGGGTCGCCGAACAGTGGTCGGCCGCCGAGCCCGACCACGCCCTGCGTGATTTGGTGGGTAGCCGGGAACGCACCCTGCACGACGTCCGGGCGACCCTCCCTGAACTGCAGAAACGCTTCCGGCAAGCGCACCACGACCCGGTGGTCGGGGGTGTGCTGGAGCACGTGCACGGTTGGGAGAACGTGGGCGCCCGCTACCACCAGATCCTCCGGGACGCGACCGAGGAGGTCGCGTTGCTGGACCATGCCCCCTACACGCCGGGTGCCGCCCCCACCGAGGAGTCGATCCTGGGGCGGGGCGTCCGGTTCCGGGTGATGTGTGATCCGGCGGATCTGCCCCAGCAGTTGGCGGACGAGTTCACCGTGCTGCGCGGGCTGGAGGCGCGCCTGCACCCGGACATCCCGTTCCGCGGGGTGATCGCCGACCGCCGGATCGCCCTGGTCACCATGGACCGCGAGGCGCAGAACGGCTCCGCGATCGTGGTGCGTCCGTCGCCCCTGCTCGACGGGCTGGTCCTGCTCTTCGACGCGTGCTGGAGCCGGGCGGTGCCGCTCGGCGCGGACGCGATCACCCTGGAGGGGCAGGGCCGGCAGGTCCTGACGCTGCTGGCGGCGGGACTGAAGGACGAGGCGATCGCCCGGCAGTTGAACACGACCACCCGTACCGTCCGGCGCCGTGTGCAGGAGGTGCTGACCGCCCTCCAGGCGAAGTCCAGGTTCCATGCCGGCGTCGAGGCCAGCCGACGCGGCTGGGTCTGA
- a CDS encoding S8 family peptidase, with translation MAARRRRPWVTATVAVAAVASTVMVGPPAASATGPTGAGPTKAEVSTHRITLITGDIVTVTTRAGDDRPAISLDPTGPSRGNAQVNHTDGATYVVPTAATEAVASDAVDLALFEIEGLITNRHDDRSTDSVPVLLDNRTGRRQPVPPGQARVKNRLESIHSVGARVAKSQTAAFWRATDTVAERDAAAVGKIWLDRTVRVTLADSVPQIKAPQLWQAGVDGTGVTVAVLDTGVDTNHPDLRGRVSVARNFTDSADAVDRHGHGTHVAATIGGSGAGNGAKGVAPGADLIVGKVLGDSGSGTYSSIIDGMEWAAESGADVVNMSLGTSQPDNGNGPLSSALNQLADRHGTLFVVAAGNSGPNTIGEPASAARALTVGAVSKSGALAGFSSTGPRVGDFAVKPELTAPGVDILAARANGTTMGTPSGEHYTLASGTSMATPHVAGAAALLKQSHPTWDDGRLKTTLVNSTDQGAYRADQGGSGQLNVARAATQQARAIPATLNLGAVRYAPDGGYAPLRGQVTLHNDASTGRTFALTATGVAATGQQMPAGSLALDQSTVTVPGGGTAVVTLTLDPNPLTRERVYSGFVTAVSSDSTASLRVPFSVYLEPVLHEVRITGVGRDGAKAGGPSQVVLLNESAAAAPTRAQFVNGVATARVKPGVYTIITSIYTSDTSGAWIESVAMSYRPQVDLTNGDTGYLLDARTAAEVVVDAGRPTERLGSAIGYLRVQQNRGYHDWMTLVSPDVKHVHLFPSAAPSTGSQEITIHSTLVAPQLTATVAGGQGLTLTPTQLDGAQRFEGQASLELADVGTGTAEEFRRVDVRGKLVLAARSDVPIAQVIETAATRGAKAVAIGNGRPGRLVAQAGSRSLPAFALYGEQGAALSRLAATRDDVVVKLAGTPYSPFAYSLVTPLASVAEGPLRQSVDQLDTARITARNHARQDTTGTSVFWNRRASSYYWVTSEVPTRLGAVQEQWVSADPRTQVQKGLALGDAKFLTYEQTYRSYQPGSHHTVDWLRVSSPQIVENQPGWFAQGYQSWSGRASLTLAARPFPDTDPTHIEFADLGDEYSLTLSRDGETVGRATYWYGNFTIPTDKARYEAVLAASRSLPGWGFATRSTTKWTFEAGGSTASNSPISMPQVGYDIDAGLDNRVRAGIPQTLTVTARPWRADGAAVVDVTVRASYDGGKTWTRLPLKSTGDAGAYTATFTVPAGATSSGYVSLRTTATDATGHSVDQTVERAFGLEAR, from the coding sequence ATGGCAGCGAGAAGAAGGCGCCCCTGGGTCACCGCCACCGTCGCCGTGGCGGCGGTGGCCTCCACGGTCATGGTGGGCCCGCCCGCCGCGTCGGCCACCGGGCCGACCGGGGCGGGGCCGACGAAGGCCGAGGTCAGCACGCACCGGATCACCCTCATCACCGGCGACATCGTCACCGTGACGACCCGGGCCGGGGACGACCGCCCGGCGATCAGCCTGGACCCGACCGGGCCGTCGCGGGGCAACGCCCAGGTGAACCACACCGACGGCGCGACCTACGTGGTGCCCACCGCCGCGACCGAGGCGGTCGCCAGCGACGCCGTCGACCTGGCGCTCTTCGAGATCGAGGGCCTGATCACGAATCGCCACGACGACAGGTCGACCGACTCGGTGCCGGTACTGCTGGACAACCGGACGGGCCGGCGGCAGCCCGTCCCACCGGGGCAGGCCCGGGTGAAGAACCGGCTGGAAAGCATCCACTCCGTCGGGGCGCGGGTGGCCAAGAGCCAGACCGCGGCCTTCTGGCGCGCCACGGACACGGTGGCCGAGCGGGACGCCGCCGCCGTCGGCAAGATCTGGCTCGACCGGACGGTCCGGGTCACGCTCGCCGACTCGGTCCCGCAGATCAAGGCGCCGCAGTTGTGGCAGGCCGGGGTCGACGGCACGGGCGTCACGGTCGCCGTGCTGGACACCGGCGTCGACACGAACCACCCCGACCTGCGGGGTCGGGTCTCCGTGGCGCGCAACTTCACCGACTCCGCCGACGCGGTCGACCGCCACGGGCACGGCACGCACGTCGCAGCGACCATCGGCGGCAGCGGTGCCGGCAACGGCGCCAAGGGGGTCGCCCCCGGCGCGGACCTCATCGTCGGCAAGGTGCTGGGCGACAGTGGCTCCGGAACATACTCCAGCATCATCGACGGCATGGAGTGGGCCGCGGAGAGCGGCGCCGACGTCGTCAACATGAGCCTCGGCACCTCCCAGCCCGACAACGGGAACGGGCCGCTCAGTTCCGCGCTGAACCAGCTCGCGGACCGGCACGGCACCCTCTTCGTGGTCGCCGCCGGCAACAGCGGCCCGAACACCATCGGCGAACCGGCCTCGGCGGCCCGCGCGCTCACCGTCGGCGCCGTGTCCAAGTCCGGCGCCCTCGCCGGCTTCTCGAGCACGGGGCCACGGGTGGGTGACTTCGCGGTCAAGCCCGAACTCACCGCACCCGGCGTCGACATCCTGGCCGCCCGGGCGAACGGGACCACCATGGGCACCCCGTCCGGCGAGCACTACACCCTGGCCAGCGGCACCTCGATGGCGACCCCGCACGTCGCCGGCGCGGCGGCGCTGCTCAAGCAGTCCCACCCCACGTGGGACGACGGGCGGCTGAAGACCACCCTGGTCAACTCGACGGACCAGGGAGCGTACCGGGCCGACCAGGGTGGCTCCGGGCAGCTCAACGTCGCCCGCGCCGCGACGCAACAGGCCCGCGCCATCCCCGCCACGCTCAACCTCGGCGCCGTGCGGTACGCCCCAGACGGCGGCTACGCCCCGCTGCGGGGTCAGGTCACCCTCCACAACGACGCGTCGACCGGGCGGACCTTCGCGCTCACCGCGACCGGGGTCGCCGCCACCGGCCAGCAGATGCCGGCCGGCTCGCTCGCCCTCGACCAGTCCACGGTCACCGTGCCGGGTGGTGGCACGGCCGTCGTCACGCTGACCCTCGACCCCAACCCGCTCACCCGGGAACGGGTCTACAGCGGGTTCGTCACCGCCGTCTCGAGCGACTCGACCGCCAGTCTGCGGGTGCCGTTCTCGGTCTACCTCGAGCCGGTCCTGCACGAGGTCAGGATCACCGGTGTCGGACGGGACGGCGCCAAGGCCGGCGGCCCGAGCCAGGTGGTCCTGCTCAACGAGTCGGCGGCCGCCGCCCCCACCCGGGCGCAGTTCGTCAACGGGGTCGCCACCGCGCGCGTCAAGCCGGGCGTCTACACGATCATCACGTCCATCTACACGTCGGACACCTCGGGCGCGTGGATCGAGAGCGTCGCCATGTCGTACCGGCCGCAGGTCGACCTGACCAACGGCGACACCGGCTACCTCCTCGACGCGCGGACGGCGGCGGAGGTGGTCGTCGACGCCGGCCGCCCGACCGAGCGCCTCGGCAGCGCGATCGGCTACCTCCGCGTACAGCAGAACCGGGGCTATCACGACTGGATGACGCTCGTCTCGCCGGACGTCAAGCACGTCCACCTCTTCCCGTCGGCGGCCCCGTCCACCGGCTCCCAGGAGATCACGATTCACTCCACCCTGGTCGCGCCGCAGCTCACCGCGACCGTGGCGGGTGGGCAGGGGCTGACCCTCACCCCGACGCAACTCGACGGCGCCCAGCGGTTCGAGGGCCAGGCGTCCCTGGAACTCGCCGACGTCGGGACCGGCACCGCCGAGGAGTTCCGGCGGGTCGACGTACGCGGCAAGCTGGTGCTCGCGGCCCGCTCGGACGTACCGATCGCCCAGGTCATCGAGACCGCCGCCACCCGGGGGGCCAAGGCCGTGGCGATCGGCAACGGCCGCCCGGGACGGCTGGTGGCCCAGGCCGGTTCGCGCTCCCTGCCGGCCTTCGCCCTCTACGGCGAGCAGGGCGCGGCCCTGTCCCGCCTCGCCGCGACGCGGGACGACGTCGTCGTCAAGCTCGCCGGCACGCCGTACAGCCCGTTCGCGTACAGCCTGGTCACGCCGTTGGCCTCGGTCGCCGAGGGGCCGCTGCGGCAGTCGGTCGACCAGCTCGACACGGCCCGGATCACGGCCCGGAACCACGCCCGTCAGGACACCACCGGGACGAGTGTCTTCTGGAACCGTCGCGCCTCGAGCTACTACTGGGTGACGAGCGAGGTGCCCACCCGCCTCGGCGCGGTGCAGGAACAGTGGGTGAGCGCCGACCCGCGCACCCAGGTCCAGAAGGGTCTGGCCCTCGGTGACGCGAAGTTCCTGACCTACGAGCAGACCTACCGGTCCTACCAGCCCGGCAGCCACCACACGGTGGACTGGCTCAGGGTGAGCAGCCCGCAGATCGTCGAGAACCAGCCGGGTTGGTTCGCCCAGGGTTACCAGAGCTGGAGCGGGCGGGCGTCGCTGACCCTGGCGGCGCGGCCGTTCCCGGACACCGATCCGACGCACATCGAGTTCGCGGACCTCGGCGACGAGTACTCGTTGACCCTGTCCCGGGACGGCGAGACGGTCGGCCGGGCGACCTACTGGTACGGGAACTTCACGATCCCGACGGACAAGGCGCGGTACGAGGCGGTCCTGGCCGCGTCCCGTTCCCTGCCCGGCTGGGGCTTCGCGACCCGGTCGACCACGAAGTGGACGTTCGAGGCGGGCGGCAGCACAGCGTCCAACAGCCCCATCTCGATGCCGCAGGTCGGCTACGACATCGACGCCGGGCTGGACAACCGGGTACGGGCCGGCATCCCGCAGACCCTGACGGTCACCGCTCGCCCGTGGCGCGCCGACGGTGCCGCCGTCGTCGACGTCACGGTGCGGGCCTCGTACGACGGCGGAAAGACGTGGACCCGGCTTCCGCTGAAGTCGACCGGTGACGCGGGCGCCTACACGGCCACCTTCACCGTGCCGGCCGGCGCGACGTCGTCGGGGTACGTGAGCCTGCGGACCACGGCGACCGACGCCACGGGACACTCGGTCGACCAGACCGTCGAGCGGGCCTTCGGGCTCGAGGCGCGGTGA
- a CDS encoding bifunctional 4-hydroxy-2-oxoglutarate aldolase/2-dehydro-3-deoxy-phosphogluconate aldolase → MPTFDEILGDRPIMAILRGVPPAEAVTLAEAVWDTGIGAVEVPIQTPEALDALAAVARAGAARGEVVGAGTVIAPEQVALAKAAGAVYTVAPGLDLDVLRTSVAAGLPHLPGVGSASEVQQAMRAGCRWLKAFPAGSLGASWLRDIRGPFPDALLVATGGVTAANAAEFRSAGARCLGIGNALTRPGGLAEIMAALT, encoded by the coding sequence ATGCCGACGTTCGACGAGATCCTGGGTGACCGGCCGATCATGGCCATCCTGCGCGGGGTGCCGCCCGCCGAGGCCGTGACGCTCGCCGAGGCCGTATGGGACACCGGCATCGGGGCCGTCGAGGTGCCGATCCAGACGCCCGAGGCGCTGGACGCCCTCGCCGCCGTGGCCCGGGCCGGTGCGGCCCGTGGCGAGGTCGTCGGCGCGGGCACGGTGATCGCCCCGGAACAGGTGGCCCTGGCGAAGGCGGCCGGCGCCGTCTACACCGTCGCCCCGGGTCTGGATCTCGACGTGCTGCGGACCAGCGTCGCGGCCGGGCTGCCGCACCTGCCCGGCGTCGGCAGCGCCAGCGAGGTCCAGCAGGCGATGCGGGCCGGCTGCCGATGGCTCAAGGCGTTCCCGGCCGGCTCGCTCGGCGCGTCCTGGCTGCGGGACATCCGCGGCCCGTTCCCCGACGCGCTCCTGGTGGCCACCGGCGGGGTCACCGCCGCCAACGCCGCCGAGTTCCGCTCCGCCGGGGCCCGGTGCCTGGGCATCGGCAACGCGCTCACCCGCCCCGGCGGCCTCGCCGAGATCATGGCCGCCCTGACCTGA